One genomic window of [Clostridium] scindens ATCC 35704 includes the following:
- a CDS encoding helix-turn-helix domain-containing protein: MAAFSENLQFYRKKADMTQEELAERMEVSRQTISKWESGATYPEMEKILQLCEMFRCDMDTLIRGDATESFAEDNAQYDQHKNEFSKAVAFGVGFILLGVTIYEFLMGIRVSESYANMLFLIMCVVSVLLFVVHGLKDEEFRRRYPVIENVYTTEEIDKFHKKYINVVAVAIGLILCGVIYEGFVEEMQLPARFEEDIFFFLLGFVGNYWNISWIAFPVGGLLCGIVSIILAKE, encoded by the coding sequence ATGGCAGCATTTTCAGAGAATTTACAGTTTTACAGGAAGAAAGCGGATATGACCCAGGAGGAACTGGCTGAGCGGATGGAAGTATCCAGGCAGACGATTTCAAAATGGGAATCAGGAGCAACCTATCCGGAGATGGAGAAGATATTGCAGCTGTGCGAGATGTTCCGATGCGATATGGATACGCTGATCAGAGGCGATGCGACGGAGTCTTTTGCAGAAGATAATGCACAATATGACCAGCATAAGAATGAGTTCAGCAAGGCGGTAGCCTTTGGCGTAGGTTTTATACTGCTTGGCGTGACGATATACGAATTCCTGATGGGGATCCGAGTCAGCGAAAGTTATGCAAATATGCTGTTTCTTATCATGTGCGTGGTATCCGTCCTGCTATTCGTGGTTCACGGGTTGAAAGATGAGGAATTTCGGAGAAGATATCCGGTGATAGAAAATGTATATACGACAGAAGAAATTGATAAGTTTCATAAAAAATATATTAATGTTGTTGCTGTGGCGATTGGACTGATACTGTGCGGTGTGATCTATGAAGGATTTGTGGAGGAAATGCAGCTGCCTGCCCGGTTTGAGGAAGACATTTTCTTCTTTCTGCTGGGTTTTGTAGGAAATTATTGGAACATCAGTTGGATCGCATTTCCTGTGGGAGGGCTCCTATGCGGTATTGTCAGCATTATTCTGGCAAAGGAATAG
- a CDS encoding prephenate dehydrogenase, whose product MKLKIGFIGLGLIGGSIAKAIRQYYPDYEIVAFDKNKETLALATQESIIDVAATTIDDNFHHCSYIFLCAPVSYNTAYLKQIKGYLHDGCILTDVGSVKTNIHREVEALGIEPYFIGGHPMAGSEKSGYSNAKAMLIENAYYVLTPTSKVPREKIDNYVNFVRDLRAIPIILDYQEHDQVTGTISHLPHIIASSLVNFVRDTDTKDELMKNLAAGGFKDITRIASSSPTMWQHICLKNKENISRILDAYIQALGKAKELIDQEDEQGLYSLFDSSRNYRNSIPGSSAGPIKKAFAVYCDIIDEAGGIAAIATILASNNLNIKNIGIVHNREFEEGVLRIEFYDEGSSKRAAELLQKFRYIVYER is encoded by the coding sequence ATGAAACTTAAAATCGGCTTTATCGGCCTGGGCCTGATCGGCGGCTCAATAGCAAAGGCAATCCGCCAGTATTATCCCGATTACGAGATCGTAGCCTTTGACAAGAATAAAGAAACTCTGGCTTTAGCGACTCAGGAATCCATCATAGACGTAGCCGCAACAACCATTGACGATAACTTCCACCATTGCAGTTACATATTCCTGTGCGCGCCTGTTTCCTATAATACGGCTTACCTAAAGCAGATCAAAGGATATCTGCACGATGGCTGCATTCTTACCGATGTAGGAAGCGTTAAGACAAATATCCACCGGGAGGTGGAAGCACTTGGAATCGAGCCATATTTCATCGGCGGCCATCCCATGGCTGGTTCCGAGAAAAGCGGCTATAGCAACGCAAAGGCCATGCTGATTGAAAATGCCTACTATGTGCTTACTCCTACCAGCAAAGTACCCCGGGAAAAGATAGATAACTATGTAAATTTTGTCCGTGATCTGCGGGCTATCCCTATTATATTAGACTATCAGGAACATGACCAGGTTACCGGAACCATCAGCCACCTCCCCCATATCATCGCGTCCAGTCTGGTGAATTTTGTCAGAGACACGGATACAAAGGACGAACTGATGAAGAACCTGGCTGCCGGAGGATTTAAGGATATCACACGGATCGCTTCATCTTCGCCTACCATGTGGCAGCATATCTGCCTCAAGAATAAGGAGAATATCTCCCGGATCCTGGATGCATATATACAGGCTCTTGGCAAAGCAAAGGAATTGATCGATCAGGAGGATGAGCAGGGACTCTATTCCCTGTTCGACAGTTCCAGGAATTACCGCAATTCTATCCCCGGCTCTTCAGCCGGACCGATCAAGAAGGCCTTCGCCGTATACTGCGACATTATAGACGAGGCCGGCGGAATTGCCGCCATCGCGACAATACTTGCGTCCAACAATCTGAATATCAAGAATATCGGGATTGTACATAACAGAGAATTTGAAGAAGGGGTTCTGCGTATTGAATTCTATGATGAAGGCTCTTCAAAACGGGCCGCAGAATTACTGCAGAAATTCAGGTATATCGTTTATGAGCGTTAG
- a CDS encoding [Fe-Fe] hydrogenase large subunit C-terminal domain-containing protein translates to MRVIDFKDASCRHCYKCVRNCEVKAISVQNEQAHIMKDHCINCGHCLEVCPQNAKTFASDMDRVKRYLKQGVKTIISIAPSYLGVLEYDKPGQIVDALKQLGFYEVRETAEGAALVTREYWKLLKDGQMDNIITTCCPSVNDLIEKYYPSLVPMMAPVVSPMIAHGRLIKDIYGPDVKVVFLGPCIAKKEEAIGDERVQGAIDAILTFEEIVKWWKAKGIDVHQCQNLPMGNPSPKVNQLYPISGGIIKSVRASSVEDNYYKIHIDGLKACMELFEELEKGGIQNCFFEVNVCEGGCIKGPASDKWQQSLVRAKMDLEDQVAYQEEAQGIEGRDIELQKTFKDRRVHDRTPSDTEMEQILHAMGKYTKEDELNCGACGYPTCRDKATAVYQKKAEIGMCLPYAVAQAESMSNIVMDVTPSMIMIVDKDMRIRECNKKAREMLGVSREEALERYIFEFLDDKDIAEVLNTRQQIVHKKLNLETMKLTVVESIIYIESLESVLVTYQDITREEKAKEQHYNLKMETVEMAQKVIDKQMMVAQEIAGLLGETTAETKVTLSKLRDSILFEEED, encoded by the coding sequence GTGCGAGTAATAGATTTTAAGGATGCGAGCTGCAGGCATTGCTATAAATGCGTGCGAAACTGTGAAGTGAAAGCCATTTCCGTCCAAAACGAGCAGGCTCATATTATGAAGGACCACTGCATCAACTGCGGCCATTGCCTGGAAGTATGTCCTCAGAATGCAAAGACATTTGCCAGCGACATGGATCGGGTGAAGCGGTATCTGAAGCAGGGAGTGAAGACGATTATATCCATCGCCCCTTCCTATCTTGGCGTGCTGGAATACGACAAGCCGGGCCAGATCGTGGATGCCCTGAAGCAGCTGGGCTTCTATGAGGTGCGGGAGACGGCCGAGGGCGCCGCGCTGGTGACCAGAGAGTATTGGAAACTTCTAAAAGATGGCCAGATGGACAACATCATCACGACCTGCTGTCCCAGCGTCAATGATCTGATTGAGAAGTATTATCCATCCCTGGTACCTATGATGGCGCCGGTGGTATCTCCTATGATTGCCCATGGCCGGCTCATCAAGGATATTTACGGACCGGATGTGAAGGTGGTATTCCTAGGGCCTTGTATTGCCAAGAAAGAAGAGGCAATCGGGGATGAAAGAGTACAGGGGGCAATCGATGCTATCCTGACGTTTGAAGAGATCGTGAAATGGTGGAAGGCAAAAGGCATAGATGTCCACCAGTGCCAGAACCTTCCTATGGGGAATCCAAGCCCTAAGGTTAATCAGCTCTACCCAATCAGCGGGGGGATTATTAAGTCTGTGCGTGCAAGTTCAGTGGAGGACAATTACTATAAAATACATATTGATGGGCTGAAAGCCTGTATGGAACTTTTTGAAGAACTGGAAAAAGGCGGGATCCAGAACTGCTTCTTCGAGGTCAATGTCTGCGAGGGCGGATGCATCAAGGGACCAGCCTCTGATAAATGGCAGCAGTCCCTGGTACGGGCCAAGATGGATCTGGAAGACCAGGTCGCATATCAGGAAGAGGCGCAAGGCATTGAGGGACGAGATATCGAACTTCAGAAGACATTTAAGGATCGACGCGTCCATGACCGCACGCCTTCAGACACGGAGATGGAGCAGATTCTTCATGCGATGGGCAAATATACAAAAGAGGACGAACTGAACTGCGGCGCCTGCGGATATCCGACTTGCCGGGACAAAGCGACAGCAGTGTACCAGAAGAAAGCCGAGATTGGCATGTGCCTGCCTTATGCGGTGGCGCAGGCGGAATCAATGTCCAACATCGTTATGGATGTGACGCCCAGCATGATCATGATCGTTGACAAGGATATGCGAATACGGGAATGCAACAAAAAAGCCCGGGAGATGCTTGGAGTGTCCAGGGAAGAAGCACTGGAGCGGTATATTTTCGAATTTTTGGACGACAAGGATATTGCGGAAGTCCTGAATACCAGACAGCAGATCGTTCACAAGAAACTGAACCTGGAGACCATGAAACTGACGGTGGTAGAGAGCATCATTTATATAGAAAGCCTGGAATCCGTACTGGTGACGTACCAGGATATCACCAGGGAAGAGAAGGCCAAAGAACAGCACTATAACCTGAAGATGGAGACGGTAGAGATGGCGCAGAAGGTCATTGACAAGCAGATGATGGTGGCGCAGGAAATCGCCGGCCTTCTGGGAGAGACGACTGCAGAGACCAAAGTGACCCTGTCAAAACTGAGGGATTCAATTCTGTTTGAAGAGGAAGATTGA
- a CDS encoding NADH-dependent [FeFe] hydrogenase, group A6: protein MENINLKINGLDVSAPAGSTILEAAHLAGIKIPTLCFLKEINEIGACRMCVVEVKGARNLVAACVHPINEGMEVYTNTPQLIKARKKTLQLLLSNHDKKCLSCVRSGNCELQQLCREYGVDDENFFEGKVNHYELDTSAAHMVRDNNKCILCRRCVAVCEKVQGIGVIGTNNRGFSTMIGSAFEMGLGETSCVSCGQCIAVCPTGALYEKDYTQKILDAIADPDKYVVVQTAPSVRAGLGEEFGYPMGTDVEGKMAAALRRVGFDKIFDTDWAADLTIMEEATELLDRIKNGGVLPMITSCSPGWIKYCEHYFPDMTENLSTCKSPQQMFGAMLKTYFAEKEGIDPKKIVSVSVMPCTAKKFEIGRDDQDAAGVPDVDIAITTRELARLIRRCGIDFTVLPDEKFDDPMGESTGAAVIFGATGGVMEAALRTAVEVLTGEELANLDFTDVRGTQGVKEATYNVAGMDVKVAVASGLGNARTLLNKVKSGEADYKFIEIMGCPGGCVNGGGQPQVSGDVRNFTDVRGIRASVLYQNDSAKPIRKSHENPAIKKLYEEYLGEPGSHKAHETLHTSYVKRTIN from the coding sequence ATGGAAAATATTAATCTTAAAATTAATGGACTTGATGTATCAGCTCCTGCAGGTTCTACTATCCTTGAAGCGGCACACCTGGCAGGAATCAAGATACCAACCTTATGTTTTTTAAAAGAAATCAATGAAATCGGCGCTTGCCGTATGTGCGTGGTTGAAGTGAAAGGAGCCAGGAATCTGGTAGCCGCTTGCGTACATCCGATCAATGAAGGGATGGAGGTATACACCAATACACCGCAACTGATCAAAGCCAGAAAGAAGACCTTGCAGCTGCTTCTTTCTAATCATGATAAGAAATGCCTTTCCTGCGTAAGAAGCGGGAACTGCGAGCTGCAGCAGCTTTGCCGGGAGTACGGAGTTGATGATGAGAACTTCTTTGAAGGCAAAGTAAATCATTATGAACTGGATACTTCTGCGGCACATATGGTTCGTGATAACAACAAGTGTATCTTATGCCGCCGCTGTGTCGCGGTCTGTGAAAAGGTACAGGGAATCGGCGTTATCGGCACCAACAACCGCGGATTCAGCACAATGATCGGCTCCGCATTCGAGATGGGGCTGGGCGAGACCAGCTGCGTATCCTGCGGACAGTGCATCGCAGTCTGTCCTACAGGCGCACTATATGAGAAGGACTACACCCAGAAGATTCTGGATGCCATTGCAGATCCGGATAAATATGTAGTGGTTCAGACCGCTCCTTCCGTCCGCGCAGGACTTGGAGAGGAATTCGGATATCCGATGGGTACGGATGTGGAAGGCAAGATGGCAGCCGCGCTGCGAAGAGTTGGTTTCGATAAGATATTCGATACAGACTGGGCAGCCGACCTTACTATCATGGAAGAGGCTACGGAACTCTTAGACAGAATTAAGAATGGCGGCGTGCTTCCGATGATCACGTCCTGTTCTCCGGGATGGATTAAGTATTGCGAGCATTATTTCCCGGATATGACAGAGAATCTGTCTACCTGCAAGTCTCCGCAGCAGATGTTCGGCGCGATGCTGAAGACTTATTTTGCTGAGAAGGAAGGCATCGATCCTAAGAAGATCGTATCGGTCAGCGTCATGCCATGTACTGCCAAGAAGTTCGAGATTGGCAGGGATGACCAGGATGCCGCGGGAGTGCCGGATGTTGACATAGCCATTACGACCAGAGAACTGGCAAGACTGATCAGGCGCTGTGGCATCGACTTTACCGTCCTTCCGGATGAGAAGTTCGATGATCCGATGGGCGAGTCCACAGGAGCGGCCGTAATCTTTGGCGCTACTGGCGGAGTTATGGAAGCAGCCCTTCGTACCGCAGTGGAAGTGCTGACGGGCGAAGAACTGGCGAACCTGGATTTCACGGATGTCCGTGGCACCCAGGGCGTAAAAGAGGCTACATACAATGTTGCGGGCATGGATGTAAAGGTGGCAGTGGCATCCGGGCTTGGCAATGCAAGAACGCTGCTTAACAAAGTAAAATCCGGCGAGGCAGACTACAAGTTCATCGAGATCATGGGATGCCCGGGCGGATGCGTCAACGGAGGCGGACAGCCGCAGGTATCCGGCGATGTAAGGAACTTTACGGATGTAAGAGGAATCCGTGCAAGCGTGCTGTATCAGAATGATTCGGCTAAGCCGATCCGCAAGTCCCATGAGAATCCGGCAATCAAGAAACTATATGAAGAGTATCTTGGCGAGCCAGGAAGCCATAAGGCGCATGAGACCCTGCATACGAGTTATGTGAAGCGGACGATCAATTGA
- a CDS encoding SpoIIE family protein phosphatase, with product MSVSVDISWKSLNKHHEELCGDKVEVLKKDDSEIIILADGMGSGVKANILATLTSKILGTMFLEGASIEACVETIAKTLPVCKVREVAYATFSILQIFHNGEAYLAEFDNPKCVFVRDGEIVDYPYEERVIEDKTIREYRFQVKLKDCFVLMSDGVIYAGVGELLNFGWTWESMAEYTLKCTKETLSASRLAAMLSQACDDLYGQKPGDDTTVAVARVIERRILNIFTGPPTHKEDDERVVRDFMNQEGKKVVCGGTSANITARVLKKEIITSLNYADPSVPPTASIEGLDLVTEGVLTIGKAMGLLRRYENDDFDEAFFDELDADNGASKLAKLIIEECTELNLFVGKAMNTAHQNSNLPFDLSVRMNLVEQLRECVEHLGKTVRVTYY from the coding sequence ATGAGTGTAAGTGTAGATATATCCTGGAAAAGCCTGAACAAGCATCATGAAGAACTCTGTGGAGACAAGGTAGAGGTCCTTAAGAAGGACGATTCTGAGATTATTATACTGGCGGATGGAATGGGAAGCGGCGTAAAGGCCAATATTCTGGCCACCTTGACATCCAAGATCCTGGGAACCATGTTTTTGGAGGGGGCATCCATAGAAGCCTGCGTAGAGACAATCGCCAAGACGCTTCCAGTGTGCAAGGTACGGGAAGTAGCCTATGCCACCTTCAGCATTCTTCAGATTTTTCACAACGGGGAGGCGTATCTGGCAGAATTTGACAATCCAAAATGTGTGTTTGTGCGGGATGGCGAGATCGTGGATTATCCTTATGAGGAGAGGGTGATTGAGGACAAGACCATCCGGGAGTATCGTTTTCAGGTAAAACTTAAGGACTGTTTCGTACTTATGAGCGACGGCGTCATCTATGCGGGGGTCGGAGAACTTCTGAATTTTGGCTGGACCTGGGAAAGTATGGCAGAATACACCTTGAAGTGTACGAAGGAGACTCTGTCAGCATCCCGGCTGGCCGCCATGCTGAGCCAAGCCTGTGATGACCTGTACGGGCAGAAGCCCGGGGACGATACCACGGTTGCTGTCGCGAGAGTCATAGAACGGCGCATTCTCAACATATTTACGGGACCTCCTACTCACAAGGAGGACGACGAGCGGGTGGTCCGGGACTTCATGAATCAAGAGGGCAAGAAGGTCGTCTGCGGAGGGACCAGTGCGAACATCACTGCCAGGGTGCTGAAAAAAGAGATCATCACGTCCCTGAATTATGCGGATCCAAGCGTTCCTCCTACGGCAAGCATCGAAGGCCTGGATTTGGTGACAGAAGGCGTGCTGACTATTGGAAAAGCGATGGGGCTGCTTAGACGTTACGAGAATGATGATTTTGACGAGGCATTCTTTGATGAACTGGATGCCGATAATGGTGCATCCAAACTGGCCAAACTGATAATCGAGGAATGCACGGAACTAAATCTGTTCGTGGGAAAGGCTATGAACACGGCCCATCAGAACTCCAACCTGCCATTCGACCTGAGCGTCAGGATGAATCTGGTGGAACAATTGCGGGAATGCGTAGAACACCTGGGAAAAACCGTAAGAGTAACGTATTATTGA
- the aroA gene encoding 3-phosphoshikimate 1-carboxyvinyltransferase, which produces MSVRTIAKAKKLKGEITVPGDKSISHRSIMLGAIAQGTTEITNFLTGADCLATIKCFRKMGIDIDCRPSSILVHGKGLYGLTAPDGILDVGNSGTTTRLMSGILAGQDFSCVLNGDDSLNQRPMARIMKPLNSMGAHITSIKDNGCAPLKIEPGHLHSIVYQSPVASAQVKSAILLAGLYGDGETSVTEPALSRNHTELMLQSFGASVSAAMHPDGSATAYVHACDELYGQQIFVPGDISSAAYFIAAGLLVPGSELLVKNVGTNFTRAGFLDVCKAMGADITRVNETFLGGEGRADILVRSSDLKGATIEGDIIPALIDEIPILAVMAAHAEGTTVIKDAAELKVKETNRIATVTENLKAMGCNITPTADGMIIEGGSPLSGARIQSHMDHRIAMAFAIAGLTAKGETVIEDSQYVDVSYPEFFEAVERIRSDT; this is translated from the coding sequence ATGAGCGTTAGAACTATAGCCAAGGCAAAGAAATTAAAAGGAGAAATCACGGTTCCCGGCGATAAGTCTATCTCCCACCGCAGCATCATGCTGGGGGCAATTGCCCAGGGAACCACGGAGATCACCAATTTCCTAACCGGGGCAGACTGTCTTGCTACCATCAAATGCTTTCGCAAAATGGGCATCGACATTGATTGCCGCCCCTCCAGCATCCTGGTACACGGGAAAGGCCTGTATGGCCTGACTGCGCCTGATGGGATACTGGATGTTGGAAACAGCGGCACCACAACGCGGCTGATGTCCGGCATCCTGGCCGGGCAGGACTTCTCCTGCGTCCTGAATGGGGATGATTCCTTAAACCAGCGCCCAATGGCGCGCATCATGAAGCCCTTGAACAGTATGGGGGCCCATATTACCAGTATCAAAGACAACGGCTGCGCTCCGCTTAAGATTGAGCCGGGCCATCTTCACAGCATTGTCTATCAGTCTCCGGTAGCCTCTGCTCAGGTCAAGTCTGCCATCCTTCTCGCGGGGCTCTACGGAGATGGAGAGACTTCCGTGACTGAGCCGGCGCTGTCCAGGAACCATACGGAACTCATGCTACAAAGTTTTGGCGCCAGCGTATCCGCCGCTATGCATCCGGACGGCAGCGCCACCGCTTACGTTCACGCCTGCGACGAATTATACGGGCAGCAAATTTTTGTTCCCGGCGACATCTCATCTGCAGCATACTTTATCGCTGCAGGCCTTCTGGTCCCGGGCTCCGAGCTGCTGGTCAAGAACGTAGGCACCAATTTCACAAGAGCCGGATTCCTTGACGTATGCAAGGCAATGGGGGCAGATATTACCCGTGTAAACGAGACCTTCCTGGGGGGCGAAGGACGCGCGGACATCCTGGTCCGCTCCAGCGATCTGAAAGGCGCAACGATAGAAGGGGACATCATCCCTGCCTTGATCGATGAGATCCCCATCCTCGCAGTTATGGCTGCCCATGCAGAAGGCACAACCGTCATCAAGGATGCTGCCGAACTGAAGGTAAAGGAAACCAACCGGATCGCTACAGTCACCGAAAACCTTAAGGCTATGGGCTGTAACATAACCCCTACCGCCGACGGCATGATCATCGAAGGAGGTTCCCCACTCTCTGGCGCCCGGATTCAAAGCCATATGGATCACCGTATCGCCATGGCATTCGCCATCGCCGGCCTGACCGCCAAAGGGGAAACCGTTATCGAGGATAGTCAGTACGTAGATGTGTCCTATCCAGAATTTTTCGAGGCGGTAGAAAGAATAAGAAGTGACACGTAA
- a CDS encoding (2Fe-2S) ferredoxin domain-containing protein, with product MKVLICIGSSCHVRGSKDVIETFTRLTKEHRDVADIELSGSFCMGACSKGVSVKIRENIYHVKPGDAEDFFHEVILKEAGKCE from the coding sequence ATGAAGGTTCTGATATGCATTGGAAGTTCCTGCCATGTGAGGGGCTCCAAGGATGTTATTGAGACATTTACCAGGCTTACGAAGGAACACAGAGATGTAGCGGATATCGAGCTTAGCGGCTCATTCTGCATGGGCGCCTGCTCCAAAGGCGTCAGTGTGAAGATCAGGGAGAATATTTACCATGTAAAGCCGGGGGATGCGGAAGATTTCTTCCATGAGGTCATATTGAAGGAGGCGGGAAAGTGCGAGTAA
- a CDS encoding (2Fe-2S) ferredoxin domain-containing protein, whose product MKSLEELKAIREKNQSKVGVRSESETQTRVVVGMATCGIASGARPVLAALSEAVQNEFLTDKISVTPTGCIGLCQYEPIVEVLEPGKDKVTYVKMTPEKAMEVFNLHLKQGQVVTKYTLSAEQK is encoded by the coding sequence ATGAAATCTCTGGAAGAATTAAAAGCAATAAGAGAAAAGAACCAAAGCAAGGTTGGAGTTCGTTCTGAGAGCGAGACACAGACCAGAGTCGTTGTCGGCATGGCTACCTGCGGAATCGCAAGCGGCGCAAGGCCTGTTCTTGCCGCTCTTTCAGAAGCGGTACAGAATGAATTCCTGACAGACAAGATCAGCGTTACGCCTACCGGATGCATCGGCCTTTGCCAATATGAGCCGATCGTAGAAGTATTGGAGCCGGGAAAAGATAAAGTAACTTATGTGAAGATGACGCCTGAAAAAGCAATGGAAGTATTTAACCTCCACCTGAAACAGGGACAGGTCGTTACCAAGTATACATTAAGCGCTGAGCAGAAATAA
- the nuoF gene encoding NADH-quinone oxidoreductase subunit NuoF, with translation MYRSHVLVCGGTGCTSSGSQKIREKLEAEIKKNGLENEVGVVKTGCFGLCALGPIMIVYPEGSFYAMVKEEDIPEIVEEHLLKGRVVTRLLYEDTVKNEKVLPLQETQFYKKQHRVALRNCGVINPENIEEYIGTRGYEALGTVLTTMKPEEVIQVILDSGLRGRGGAGFPTGLKWKFAAANEADQKYVCCNADEGDPGAFMDRSVLEGDPHVVLEAMAIAGYAIGASQGYIYVRAEYPIAVERLKIAIGQAREYGLLGKNIFESGFDFDIDIRLGAGAFVCGEETALMTSIEGNRGEPRPRPPFPALKGLFQKPTILNNVETLANIPQIILNGPEWFSSMGTEKSKGTKVFALGGKVKNTGLVEIPMGTTLREIVEEIGGGIPNGKKFKAAQTGGPSGGCIPAEHFDVPIDYDNLIAIGSMMGSGGLIVMDEDTCMVDIAKFFLEFTVDESCGKCAPCRIGTRRMLEILEKITNGQGTMEDLDKLEDLAAHLKSNSLCALGQTAPNPVLSTLRYFKDEYIAHIVDKKCPAGVCKALLSYKIDADKCKGCTLCARTCPNDAITGAVKEPHVINQDKCVKCGACMEKCRFGAIYKE, from the coding sequence ATGTATCGTTCGCACGTTTTGGTTTGCGGTGGAACAGGATGTACTTCCTCAGGCAGCCAGAAGATTAGAGAGAAATTAGAAGCAGAGATTAAAAAAAATGGGCTGGAGAATGAGGTCGGCGTTGTCAAGACCGGATGTTTTGGATTGTGCGCCTTAGGCCCGATTATGATCGTGTATCCGGAAGGATCCTTTTATGCAATGGTAAAGGAAGAGGATATTCCGGAAATCGTAGAAGAGCATCTGTTAAAGGGCAGGGTTGTAACCCGGCTCCTGTATGAGGATACGGTTAAGAATGAAAAGGTGCTTCCTCTTCAGGAGACCCAGTTTTATAAGAAGCAGCACAGAGTCGCGCTTCGCAACTGCGGCGTGATCAATCCGGAGAATATCGAGGAATATATCGGTACGCGCGGATATGAAGCGCTTGGCACGGTTCTTACCACGATGAAGCCGGAAGAGGTTATCCAAGTGATTCTGGACAGCGGACTTCGCGGTCGTGGCGGGGCAGGATTCCCTACTGGCCTGAAGTGGAAATTTGCGGCGGCAAACGAGGCAGATCAGAAGTATGTCTGCTGCAACGCTGACGAGGGCGACCCGGGAGCGTTCATGGACCGTTCCGTACTGGAAGGCGATCCTCATGTCGTACTGGAAGCAATGGCGATCGCAGGATATGCGATCGGCGCGTCCCAGGGATATATCTATGTTCGTGCAGAGTATCCAATCGCGGTGGAACGTCTGAAGATCGCGATCGGTCAGGCCAGAGAGTATGGACTGCTGGGAAAGAATATTTTTGAATCCGGATTTGATTTTGATATTGATATCCGTCTTGGAGCAGGCGCATTCGTATGCGGCGAGGAGACCGCGCTTATGACTTCTATCGAAGGAAACAGAGGAGAACCAAGACCGCGTCCTCCATTCCCGGCGCTTAAGGGACTGTTCCAGAAGCCTACGATCCTGAATAACGTAGAGACGCTGGCAAATATTCCTCAGATCATCCTGAATGGGCCGGAGTGGTTCTCTTCCATGGGAACAGAGAAGTCCAAGGGAACAAAAGTATTTGCCCTGGGCGGCAAGGTTAAGAATACAGGACTCGTAGAGATTCCAATGGGAACAACTCTTCGGGAGATCGTAGAAGAGATTGGCGGAGGGATCCCCAATGGCAAGAAATTCAAGGCGGCGCAGACCGGCGGACCATCCGGCGGATGTATCCCGGCAGAGCATTTTGATGTGCCGATCGACTATGACAACCTGATCGCCATAGGCTCTATGATGGGCTCCGGCGGATTGATCGTAATGGATGAAGATACCTGTATGGTTGATATTGCCAAGTTCTTCCTGGAGTTTACGGTTGACGAGTCTTGCGGCAAGTGCGCTCCATGCCGTATCGGTACAAGGCGCATGCTGGAGATCTTAGAGAAGATCACCAACGGGCAGGGCACGATGGAAGATTTAGATAAGCTGGAAGATCTGGCCGCGCATCTGAAGTCTAATTCCCTGTGCGCCCTTGGACAGACAGCTCCAAACCCGGTACTTTCAACCTTGCGTTACTTTAAAGACGAGTACATAGCTCATATTGTCGACAAGAAATGTCCGGCAGGCGTCTGCAAGGCACTTCTTTCCTACAAGATTGACGCAGATAAATGTAAAGGATGTACATTGTGTGCAAGAACCTGTCCGAATGATGCAATCACAGGCGCTGTCAAAGAGCCTCATGTCATCAATCAGGATAAGTGCGTTAAGTGCGGGGCTTGTATGGAAAAATGTCGTTTTGGTGCTATTTACAAAGAGTAA